The Leopardus geoffroyi isolate Oge1 chromosome C1, O.geoffroyi_Oge1_pat1.0, whole genome shotgun sequence sequence CCAAGTCTACAGTTATTTTGATCCACCAGTAGTCATGCAAATCCATGGGAGGTCCATGGGCCTGAGCTGGCTAGATCTGCTGTTTGAGAAGTTGTAATCTCTCTGAAGAcacccctgctcctctccctccacaaTCCAGATCATTCTATATCCAACATCATTTGACATGGGTCTGTAAGTTTATGTTTGGGGGTGTTTTGCATGCATTTTCattatggcttctttttttctcattgttttgtaGCTATGATACCACTTGAAATGAACAATCAGACAGATGTCACTGAATTCATCTTCTTGGGATTTTCCAACCACCCCAAACTACAGGgcttgtttttcttggtttttttgcTCATTTACCTGACAACACTCCTGGGGAACATGCTCATTATAACAGCCACTAGAATCAGTCCTGCTCTCCACACTCCAATGTATTATTTCCTCAGCAACCTGAGTTTCTTGGACATCTGTTATACATCCACCACCATCCCCGTCATGCTGGTGAACTTCTTCCGGGAGAAGAAGACCATCTCATATGAGGGCTGCCTCTCCCAGATTTTCTTCCTTGTCACATGTGCTGGCACTGAGGGTGTCTTATTGGCCGCTATGGCTTATGATCGCTATGTAGCCATTTGCCACCCTCTTCAATATCCCGTCCTCATGCGTGTGAAGGTCTGTATTTTTTTGGTGACTGGGTCCTGGCTGTGTGGGCTGGTGAATTCTGTGACACACACAGTGTTGGCAGCCACACTGACTCTCTGTGGGCCCAACCAAATCAGCCACTTTCTCTGTGACATTCCTCTGCTCCTGAAGCTCTCCTGTTCAGACACCTCTCTCAATGAGTCTGTGCTTCATGTGGCCAGTGCCACCATTGGCCTGAGCCCCTGTGTGTTTACTGGAGTGTCCTACATACTCGTCATTTCTTCCATTCTTAGGATTCCCTCTGCTCAGGGCAGGAGCAAGGCCTTCTCTACCTGCGCATCCCACCTCACTGTGGTGGTGGTCTTTTATGGAACAGCCAACTTTAACTATGACAGAACCAACATAGGCTACAACCTGGACACAGATATCCTGGTCTCTGTGCTCTTCTGTGTCATAACCCCCATGTTGAACCCCATCATATACAGCCTGAGAAACAAGGAGGTCAAGGGTGCTCTGAGGAAGCTAGCTAGGTAATGTGGGTTCTCGAATGAGATCAGcaattaaagttttcattttggaaaattgctTACACAATAGAAACATGGACCTTCTAGCTGCAGTTACAACAATGCTCTCTTTCTATGTATGATCTTCTGATAATTGTAATGCCCATTCCACCCGGACAAACAGCTATACCTGTGCCAAGCATTTCACACACCATGATCTCAAATGTCCTGTGTTCTCTAAGCCACTGATATctgagaacattttcataatCCACCACCCtcgcccccccacacacacacacaatacccagtaccaacatattaaaaaaaaagctcattccCCATATTCTCCCAATTTAGCAGCActagacaaccactaatctgctttctgtatcTATGGATATCCCTATTCTGGgtgtttcatataaataaaatcataaaataaatatgtgttttgtgtgtctggcttctttcacttgggatGTTTCTAAGTCTCATACATATTGTAGTATCTATTGttacttcattccttcttattgctaaatgatttctgttttatggatatgccacattttacttatccattcatcatttgacagacatcttggttgtttccaccgtttggctgttatgaatactgctgctatgaacatacatttttatttataatgagtTTACATCTAAGAGTGGAAttgtggatcatatggtagctttATGTTTACCATTTTGAAGAACTGTGAAGTTGTTTTCAAAACAGTGGTGCCATTTTACATTGCTAAGGGCAGTGTATGAGGATTCTAATTTCTCTACTTCCTCACCAACATGTTATTATAGGTTCTTTTTAGTATACCCATCCTAGTATGTGTGAAATACTAAATCACtgtgattttggtttgcatttccctgaggactAATGATTCTAAAGTCTTTAATAAGTACCACTTCTGTATTTCTCCTTCATATATGGAAAAACTCATGTCACTAGAGAAGTGTTTGAGCTTTAGACACTTAACTCTTGACATTGTCTAATGTTTTTATCCTAATTTTGGTGAAGTAAAATACTGCAAAATTTCCAAACTTACATCCCTGTTTGATggttctgcctttttctcctttaaaacacTATATCAATAATGTAATCATCAGGTCATGAGCACTGGCAAGGCCAGAAACCTGGGGACATGAAGACATAAGGATGCtggtgggggaagaaggaagcacCGTGTCCAGGAGAGCAGCCCTAACTAGGAGAAGCTTAGTGCCAACAGAGTAGGTTTTATAGCTCTAATACACCATCCAGTTGCACAGCATAAACTGTCATGGAGTCCAAGTGTAAGGGGAAAACTCCTCATGCTGCATAGAATCCAACCAAATAAGCCCACACCCACACTTACTTACCTCTCTTCATCCTGATGATGATGAGAAGAAGCCAATCTCATAGGTTTCTACCACCCTCAACTTCTTAATAGAAGCAATCTAGTACTGAACTTTACTCATCATTGTCCCTAAAGAGAAAGGACGCTGAACTCCTCATTGCATGCTGGGAAAAGATGATTGCCATGACTTTAATGAACCCAAGAGAGAATTAATTGTTCATCACCTCTGTGCCTTCTATTCAGTCTGCTGCCCTTGAGTTGTGGTTGCACTCTGAGGAATCCCAGAACAGCTGCTTAGAGATTACATGAGTATTCCCAAAAGATTGGTCCACAGGCACTTATAAATGTCCACTctagaaaaatgaattcattgaGAGATCAAAGAATTTTTGACTCTTGCATTAGGCATTGAGTATGCTCAAGGCATCTCCTGGAATGGCATGTCCTCACCACTAGGCATGGCAGTCAACAGTCTGTTTTACCAAAGAGCATCCTTTCCATTCCAGGATGGAACTAAAGTAGGGAGCAGGAAGTCCTGCTGACAAAGCCAGAAATCCAAGGCTTTCTGTGAGAGTCAGTGGTAAGTAGTTTATTTAccatcacaaatgagaaaaactgTGTCCTATGTCAGGATATATCTACCTATTAAGGgcatattatgaaatattatgcatattttcattatcattttgaagacattatgtaatgacatttttaatatttttccatgtgtatGTCAATTTCTATAATAGTGCTTATATCAAGAACCAGAGTATAATTACCTTAGCAATTATCTACTCCCAAACCTGAGCGGGTGCCTGAATTCCTTAACGAAATAATATGACTGAAAATTTAGTTTATAGTAAATAATATAGAATGCAGTGTGTCAGTACTCTATTTTTGACAAACAGGACATACAGGAATAATTTTCAGGGAGAAAGGATGGAGTCATTTTTTTATATGGTACATTATAATGTGATAATAggcacacacaaaatatttatttaaattaatataattaaatttgcatAACACTTCTATTTGGAAACATATTATTCACTAGCTGGACATTCTTACCGTCATGTTGCAACTAACTGATGTTTGGGAGGTTGTACTGAAAGCAATTTATTAACTGTAATAGAGCCCTGAAGTTTGTGAATGATTTCTTTCCCCATAATCCCTGTGTTAGAAATCTCATAGATTCAGGGTTATTCCTAAATGATTTCATTCTCACTCATTTGCCTTTGAGAGGATTTATAGCctgggaaaggaagaggcagaattGCCGCTGTCTGCATGGAAACAGCCAACGCCACCAAAAGATGGAAACTTTTGTAACCACTGCTCTTACGGGAAGAGACAATGTTAAGATCAGCACAGGCCAAGAGGCCATGCTGCCACATTTATGTGCCCATAGGCTGTTATTTTTCTCAAGTCAGGAAATGTTTGCACCAAAACTGCTGGACAGAAATGTCCTCCCAAGTTCAGCTGAAATGtcccttcttaattttttctttctctgtggacCTGACTAGAGTGctggattttgtatttttcctgttgCACAGACTTCAGCCTGGGTTGTTGGTGAGAGCAGACTTTACACCTCACGGTTTTGTACCCATTCAGCTTTAGTAGGCAGGGGGATCAGCTGCCATTGGGAGTATCAGGCTTCATGATGGCAGGGTCAAGGACCTAATGTGCCCCTCCTGGAGAGGTCATTGGTGGAAGCCAGCCCCCTTCCATTCTGACAATCACAATCATAAAAAGAAACTCACATTTTAACAATGGCTTTATGTTGTCCATGGGATAGTCTAGGGGAAGGGTGTGATTTCCTGTGAGACCCCTCTTCTCAGATCTAAGACTAAAGACACTGGTTAAGAGATGCTGATCTATATCATGCTTGAGCCAGAACTGATGCTGAGAAATCCTAACCTGATGGACACCACATGGCTGGGGCCACCCATGGGAGGGACAATTGGTGGAATAGTCAGTAATTGACTCTTTTTATAAGCAGAATTCCAAGAAAGTGGTTTGACTAATGTTAACAGtaacttttgtgggttttttttgtgtgtttttttctttaatgctgatTTGACTGAATTCTTCAGAAATTCAAAAGATAGAGATATTTCCCTCTATTTGGTGTTCTCTCTCATTCCATGGAAAATTCTCTGCAAGACAGTGAGTTGAAAAGATTATGGCCTTCAGAGTCAGATAGACCTGGGTTAAATTCCAGTCCTACTTAAGCAGCCGTGCAACCTTAAGTATCAGTTTCCTCACCCGCAAATCTTAGTAAGTACTTTCTATATTGGATTGTTGTGAGCATGTGTACAAATGCCCATGTACATCCTGGTACATCATAAGTACTCATAAACAGAAGCTACTATTATATTTGGGGCTGTTAATTGTTTGTTAAACTTTTATTTGGCCACCATGTATGCAATTTAACAAAAGACTGGAAGGACACACACCAAACTGTTAACAGTGGTGCTGAGGACAGTGTTATATGATGGTGAAgatatttcatttactttctatgtatttttgacttatgtgaaatttttttagagaacatgtactacttttgaaattaaaaatcccatatatttttcatttaaaaatgtaatgacagTCGTCTGTACATTTCTTTGCAATTTCCTGTGTATCTATAatggtttcaaaataaaaattttgaaatctttaaataagataaataacataaaataaggaaatatacaTAGTAGATTAATATTAAACCATGCATTGATATATTGGGACTGATGCAGCCACATGAAATATGAAATTTCCATGGTCTTACACATGCTTTATTTTCAGATGTATAACGACATTGGTAAAACAGTAAAATCTCAGAGCTGAAAGGAACTGTAGAAATAATTTCAGTGATCTTCACTTAAGACCTGAATCAGTCCTCTCTGCAGGAGATCTAGCAATAAGACTTGGCTTGAGCATCTCCAGTGATGAGATCTCATTActctctattttataaaattcttggggtggctcagtcggttaagtgttgcactctttatctcagctcaggtcttgatttcaggattgtgagttcaggctcagtgttggtctctgtgtctactttgaaaaaaaaaaatgcttgtctATCTAGTCTAAGTTCAGTTTGTGAAACAAGAAGTtgcaagattaaaaaataaagaatgcgtGTAAGACcttgatatttatatttacacGTCTCACTTAAGGAGAAAGATGAGGAGATTTCAGTTCAGGATGCCAAGTGGATTACCAAGAAATGCTTGGAATGAATCAAGTAAGCAGAGTTGTGAGCAGGCAATTGAATCATACATTAGTGTGGGGAAGGTGGCTTATTCAGTGGTCACAACGGAAACTCTGGGATAACATtttgaagcctcagtttcctcatctgcaaaacagagttaataatagtatttatgCCTTAAAGTTGCTTTGAGAATTCATGGGGGCGATCTACatagagtgcctggcacatagcatgGGCTCGGCAAGTATTAAGTAAGAGGCATGGCAATggaatttataatatgtataaaagGTTAGAAAAACACAATACCCCACTTCAAAGTTCCCCTGACTGGCTAATTACAAATTTGGTAGAAAGGTTTCCAGAACTGAACTGGTGACAACAGGTTCATGTTTCTATCATCACCATAGGCCATTTGAGATGGGAGAGGTCTCACAGAAGAACTAGTCTGGATCTTTGCTTTGGAAATACGGCACAAAAGTCTAAATCATGCTCTAACAGAAACAAATATGTAGGTTTACTCTTCCTGCTTGGAAAGAGATATGTGGTCTGGTACAACATGTGAGAGGGACAAAACTTGGGGTAATTCAGGAGAAAAGAAGCAACTCTGGGCATCTAACCTCCATGTCT is a genomic window containing:
- the LOC123596690 gene encoding olfactory receptor 1052-like, which gives rise to MHFHYGFFFSHCFVAMIPLEMNNQTDVTEFIFLGFSNHPKLQGLFFLVFLLIYLTTLLGNMLIITATRISPALHTPMYYFLSNLSFLDICYTSTTIPVMLVNFFREKKTISYEGCLSQIFFLVTCAGTEGVLLAAMAYDRYVAICHPLQYPVLMRVKVCIFLVTGSWLCGLVNSVTHTVLAATLTLCGPNQISHFLCDIPLLLKLSCSDTSLNESVLHVASATIGLSPCVFTGVSYILVISSILRIPSAQGRSKAFSTCASHLTVVVVFYGTANFNYDRTNIGYNLDTDILVSVLFCVITPMLNPIIYSLRNKEVKGALRKLAR